A genomic region of Herbaspirillum sp. DW155 contains the following coding sequences:
- a CDS encoding NAD-GH domain containing protein — protein MIKTFAAGLTIALSLAACTTPIQRTASGDIPPARVYIKSMTEQAAGLSQITFSRAGGLLNNELLELAINDVVLAQIAGGEHLSIWLKPGSYDFSVKRAQPLSSNAAAAVSRLTLPVSQGGSYQVQISTELRGLTMQLAR, from the coding sequence ATGATCAAGACCTTCGCCGCCGGCCTCACCATCGCCCTCTCGCTGGCAGCCTGCACCACCCCGATCCAGCGTACCGCCAGCGGGGACATTCCCCCCGCGCGCGTCTATATCAAAAGCATGACCGAGCAGGCCGCAGGCCTGTCGCAGATCACCTTCAGCCGCGCCGGTGGCCTGCTCAACAATGAGTTGCTGGAACTGGCCATCAACGACGTGGTGTTGGCCCAGATCGCCGGTGGCGAGCACCTCTCGATCTGGCTCAAGCCCGGCAGCTATGATTTCAGCGTCAAGCGTGCGCAACCGCTGAGCAGCAACGCGGCCGCCGCCGTGTCCAGGCTGACCCTGCCTGTGTCACAAGGCGGCAGCTACCAGGTGCAGATCAGCACCGAGCTGCGCGGACTGACGATGCAGCTGGCCAGGTAA
- a CDS encoding gamma-glutamylcyclotransferase — MSVNTIAINRQMRRFDDHASVWLFGYGSIIFKADFPYLERRPAHITGWARRFWQGSHDHRGTAEAPGRVVTLVPEEGAVCAGMAYLITPEVFAHLDHREKNGYLRLVTAMRFEDGQEAEGLIYIAAEDNEAFAGPASELEIARQIAGAAGPSGRNSEYLLKLAQALRELGAEDSHVFAIERHLLQLAPQQALLSSAPHP, encoded by the coding sequence ATGTCCGTCAATACCATCGCCATCAACCGTCAGATGCGCCGTTTCGATGACCACGCCAGTGTCTGGCTGTTCGGTTACGGCTCGATCATCTTCAAGGCCGACTTTCCCTATCTGGAGCGCCGTCCGGCGCACATCACCGGCTGGGCGCGGCGCTTCTGGCAAGGTTCGCACGATCATCGCGGTACCGCCGAGGCGCCCGGGCGCGTGGTCACGCTGGTGCCGGAGGAAGGGGCGGTCTGCGCCGGCATGGCCTATCTGATCACGCCGGAAGTCTTTGCCCATCTGGATCACCGGGAAAAGAACGGCTATTTGCGGCTGGTCACGGCGATGCGCTTCGAAGACGGCCAGGAGGCCGAGGGCCTGATCTATATCGCCGCCGAGGACAACGAAGCCTTCGCCGGCCCGGCCAGCGAGCTGGAGATCGCCCGCCAGATTGCCGGCGCGGCCGGTCCCAGCGGGCGCAACAGCGAATACCTGCTCAAGCTGGCCCAGGCCCTGCGCGAGCTGGGGGCCGAGGACAGCCACGTCTTCGCCATCGAACGCCATCTGCTGCAACTGGCTCCGCAGCAGGCCCTGTTATCGTCCGCCCCACACCCCTGA
- a CDS encoding lysophospholipase has protein sequence MSHPIVVQEHWIDAADGTRLFCRDWLLPGATAAVQMVHGLGEHGGRYGALAQLFNEAGMSVRICDHRGHGNSGGRQGSLIESDDLLRDLKQSFDDFSRRTQCTPLLFGHSMGGLVAARFATGGFSPVRALALSSPALALDLSGWQRLLLKVSSAIAPGLALPTALPAQRISHDPHQVRAYREDPLNHGKIAPRMLNFMLDAMHQAARDAGQFTRPVLLQVAGEDAFVAPRGSQAFFEALPGPHKRLHWYASAYHEIFNEEAGLREQAMHDLREWLGQLPSAE, from the coding sequence ATGAGCCACCCTATTGTCGTGCAGGAACACTGGATCGACGCCGCCGACGGCACCCGCCTCTTTTGCCGCGACTGGCTGCTGCCCGGCGCCACCGCCGCCGTGCAGATGGTGCACGGCCTGGGCGAGCATGGCGGGCGCTATGGGGCGCTGGCGCAGCTGTTCAACGAGGCCGGGATGTCGGTACGCATCTGCGACCATCGCGGCCACGGCAATTCCGGCGGGCGGCAGGGCAGCCTGATCGAGTCGGACGACCTGTTGCGCGACCTGAAACAGAGCTTCGATGATTTCAGCCGCCGCACCCAGTGCACGCCGCTGCTGTTCGGCCATAGCATGGGCGGACTGGTGGCGGCGCGGTTCGCTACCGGCGGCTTCAGTCCGGTGCGCGCCCTGGCCTTGTCTTCGCCGGCACTGGCGCTGGATCTGTCAGGCTGGCAGCGGCTGCTGCTGAAGGTTTCCTCGGCCATCGCCCCCGGTCTGGCGCTGCCGACGGCCTTGCCGGCGCAGCGCATCTCGCATGATCCGCATCAGGTGCGGGCCTATCGGGAGGATCCGCTGAACCACGGCAAGATCGCGCCGCGCATGCTCAACTTCATGCTGGACGCCATGCACCAGGCAGCCCGCGATGCCGGGCAATTCACCCGGCCGGTGCTGCTGCAGGTGGCGGGTGAGGATGCCTTCGTGGCGCCGCGCGGCAGCCAGGCTTTTTTCGAAGCCTTGCCGGGACCGCACAAGAGGCTGCACTGGTATGCCTCGGCCTACCATGAGATCTTCAACGAGGAAGCCGGACTCCGTGAGCAGGCCATGCACGATTTGCGGGAGTGGCTGGGACAGCTGCCCTCAGCGGAGTGA